A stretch of the Rhizobium sullae genome encodes the following:
- a CDS encoding class I SAM-dependent methyltransferase translates to MNQFQTALDGFSLITPDLIAANSESPDSGYLQQQFIEGRAELAILLALSEQQFQNRLPAADIVHGLTARLSVLRQKLPSSVWQRLAPIAREHAVAAYLLEDPLTRWSFEKPRGYSGDAQLLDFIYEHPSMRPAIEQSSVLGRDLYAYTKQASSSVAVRERRDLLTTKVDAIASERPGDSEILTIAAGHLREADRSRALQDGAISRWVALDQDPLSVGLVARDFAGSAVEAVNGSVRTLLSRAQQLGRFDFIYAAGLYDYLAHNVAVKLTERCLQMLKPGGQFLFANFARDISVEGYMETFMNWELLWRSESEMWSIIRDLPNQDRFEAKVEFGENRNVVYAILQT, encoded by the coding sequence GTGAACCAATTTCAGACAGCCCTCGATGGCTTTAGCCTCATCACCCCCGATCTCATCGCGGCCAATTCAGAGTCACCCGACAGCGGGTATCTACAACAGCAATTCATCGAAGGGCGGGCGGAACTGGCCATTTTGCTTGCCCTGAGCGAGCAGCAATTCCAGAACCGCCTGCCGGCGGCAGATATCGTCCACGGTCTTACAGCGCGGCTGAGCGTCCTGAGACAGAAGCTGCCTTCCTCCGTCTGGCAGCGCCTCGCTCCGATTGCGCGCGAACATGCCGTCGCCGCCTATCTCCTTGAAGACCCCCTGACCCGCTGGTCATTCGAAAAACCCCGCGGCTACTCGGGTGACGCTCAGCTCTTGGACTTCATTTACGAGCACCCGAGCATGCGCCCCGCGATCGAGCAGTCATCCGTCCTGGGGCGGGATCTCTATGCATATACGAAGCAAGCGTCATCATCTGTCGCTGTCCGCGAAAGACGGGATCTGCTGACCACAAAAGTGGACGCCATCGCATCCGAGCGGCCAGGCGACAGCGAAATTCTGACGATAGCCGCCGGACATCTGAGGGAAGCGGACCGCTCGCGTGCATTGCAAGACGGCGCGATCAGCCGCTGGGTGGCGCTCGACCAGGACCCGCTCAGTGTCGGATTGGTGGCGCGTGACTTTGCCGGAAGCGCCGTCGAGGCCGTCAACGGCTCCGTGCGCACGCTTTTGTCCCGTGCCCAGCAACTGGGTCGATTTGACTTTATCTACGCCGCCGGTCTTTACGACTATCTTGCGCACAATGTGGCCGTGAAACTTACTGAACGTTGCCTGCAGATGCTGAAGCCCGGCGGCCAATTTCTCTTCGCCAACTTCGCGCGCGACATCAGCGTCGAGGGATATATGGAAACGTTCATGAACTGGGAGCTTCTGTGGCGCTCTGAATCGGAAATGTGGTCGATCATCAGAGACTTGCCAAATCAGGATCGGTTTGAGGCAAAGGTGGAGTTCGGCGAGAACAGGAACGTCGTCTACGCGATCCTGCAGACCTGA
- a CDS encoding putative bifunctional diguanylate cyclase/phosphodiesterase, translating into MRHTLAEVETTLFAPQEAHQACEMRALYLKHGDQRRRTSARAGLWLAVTVYLMFFVTDLLLIPDVAIFTIIARVIVALGVLMVLEVQVWRGVGTNVLDLTCAAALVVGYSGWLVPTMTTAYVENLSYYMVFGAIFMMGANLFFSFRFALSIIASGLILAIFLVSLAVFSPGPSYYLSFVTFYVSCFTFTSYVNWKLNKERFNVFLNAHEADLQHQEATERGKALHRLANTDPLTGLENRRAVDQRLRDCWEEWQTKGLEFATFLIDVDFFKRYNDFYGHQEGDRCLIAVATALEDAVAAIGATIGRYGGEEFIVISRQKGDEEAAHLAEKLCRTVENLKIAHGQRRDGVPVVTVSVGAAVTRPGAGSKLEKIINEADRALYSAKASGRNCAKLFDPNDPQSGDETEHIAALLKIAVPQKLVSLVYQPIQDVSSGSVHAVEALMRLRMLDGTSVPPSLFIPVAERTGAVMELGYWALRTVCRELLTADHVELVSVNVSPIQLRAPGFASSVAAVLFETGVTGSKLAFEITEGLEMEMHSDLIRCISDLKALGIKIWLDDFGTGFAGLSWLRLIDFDTVKIDRSFLHDSDTARGRSMLRDIVRLIRNRGHRILVEGVETAEQLELMREFRIDDVQGFHVGRPAPASEFTRQPTDVATRSDGDLAYSAKAS; encoded by the coding sequence ATGAGGCACACGCTGGCAGAAGTCGAGACAACGCTCTTTGCGCCGCAAGAGGCTCATCAGGCCTGCGAGATGCGAGCGCTCTATCTCAAACATGGGGATCAACGTCGCAGAACATCAGCGCGCGCAGGCCTGTGGTTGGCCGTCACGGTCTATCTGATGTTCTTCGTGACCGACCTGCTGCTTATTCCCGACGTGGCGATCTTCACCATCATCGCGCGCGTGATCGTCGCGCTCGGCGTCTTGATGGTGCTTGAAGTTCAAGTTTGGCGAGGCGTGGGAACCAACGTCCTTGATTTGACGTGCGCGGCTGCCTTGGTCGTGGGGTATTCAGGATGGCTCGTTCCGACGATGACCACGGCATACGTTGAAAATCTCTCCTACTATATGGTGTTCGGCGCGATCTTCATGATGGGCGCAAACCTCTTTTTCAGCTTTCGCTTTGCGTTGTCGATTATCGCATCCGGCCTGATATTGGCGATCTTCCTGGTATCGCTTGCCGTCTTCAGTCCCGGCCCTTCCTATTATCTTTCTTTCGTGACGTTCTACGTGTCGTGTTTCACATTTACGTCCTATGTGAATTGGAAGCTCAACAAGGAGCGGTTCAATGTCTTCCTCAACGCGCATGAGGCGGACCTCCAGCACCAGGAAGCTACAGAGCGGGGGAAAGCGCTTCATAGGCTGGCGAATACCGACCCATTGACCGGATTGGAAAATCGAAGGGCCGTTGACCAGCGCTTGCGTGACTGTTGGGAGGAATGGCAGACGAAGGGGCTCGAATTTGCGACATTTCTGATCGATGTCGATTTCTTCAAGAGATATAATGACTTCTACGGCCATCAGGAGGGTGACAGATGCCTCATCGCCGTGGCAACGGCTCTCGAGGACGCTGTGGCGGCTATCGGGGCGACAATCGGGCGTTACGGCGGCGAGGAATTTATCGTCATCTCGCGTCAAAAGGGCGATGAGGAGGCTGCGCATTTAGCTGAAAAACTCTGCCGAACGGTCGAGAATCTCAAAATCGCGCACGGGCAGCGCCGTGACGGAGTGCCGGTGGTGACAGTCAGCGTTGGCGCAGCGGTGACAAGACCAGGGGCGGGCTCGAAGCTTGAGAAAATTATTAACGAAGCAGATCGCGCTCTCTATTCGGCGAAAGCCAGCGGCCGGAATTGCGCGAAACTCTTCGATCCGAACGATCCTCAGAGCGGCGACGAGACGGAGCATATAGCTGCGCTTTTGAAGATTGCTGTGCCTCAGAAACTCGTTTCCCTCGTTTACCAGCCGATTCAAGACGTCAGCAGCGGCAGCGTTCATGCCGTTGAGGCTCTGATGCGACTTAGGATGCTTGACGGCACGTCAGTGCCGCCAAGCCTCTTCATTCCCGTGGCTGAGCGAACCGGTGCTGTCATGGAACTGGGCTATTGGGCTCTCCGTACCGTGTGCCGTGAACTGCTGACCGCAGATCATGTGGAACTTGTGAGCGTAAATGTGTCCCCGATCCAGTTGAGAGCGCCCGGCTTTGCGTCGTCCGTTGCCGCCGTCCTTTTCGAGACTGGGGTGACGGGCTCAAAACTCGCCTTCGAAATTACCGAGGGGCTTGAAATGGAAATGCATTCGGATCTTATCCGCTGCATCAGCGACCTGAAAGCGCTTGGCATCAAAATCTGGCTGGACGACTTTGGCACAGGCTTCGCGGGCCTATCCTGGCTTCGCCTGATCGACTTCGATACCGTGAAGATCGATCGGTCCTTTCTTCACGACAGTGATACCGCGCGCGGAAGATCCATGCTGCGCGATATCGTCCGGCTCATCCGCAATCGTGGGCATCGTATTCTTGTGGAAGGGGTCGAAACGGCTGAGCAGCTCGAGCTGATGCGAGAATTCCGAATTGACGATGTTCAGGGTTTCCATGTGGGGCGGCCCGCGCCGGCCTCGGAATTCACGCGTCAGCCCACGGACGTTGCGACCAGGTCCGACGGCGACTTGGCCTACAGCGCGAAAGCCTCATGA